The Nitrospira sp. genome contains a region encoding:
- a CDS encoding HEAT repeat domain-containing protein: protein MTDSVMEQIAALRDEDWAVREDAARLLGTFKDPRAVTPLIALLRDQDRSVREAAIEALRAIGKESVEALGTCLDQPDLSVQEAASAILSTIADERVLPSLIQALRSSDWIVRMHAAKALGLIRHTDTVVPLIPLLQDKVKAVREEAAAGLAAIGDPAIPSLVDALRQEEWLVRLHAVEALGKSRSAQAVEPLLSVLFNDHDSAVREDAVRALGAIRDPRAVEYLLTAMREPGLRTLAVEALGRIGDTRAVPVLIEVLTGAKPPEATRAVAGCGDQWNEEFITQGAAARALGLIGDEAAIPSLVNALGQTYTRADAAAALAAFGAKVVPFLIPLLTDSTDDNVQFHVRETLTLAGWRPRRASTIHS, encoded by the coding sequence ATGACCGACTCGGTGATGGAACAGATCGCTGCACTGAGGGATGAAGATTGGGCAGTCCGGGAGGATGCTGCTCGCCTTCTCGGCACGTTCAAGGATCCTCGTGCCGTGACTCCTTTAATCGCGTTACTTCGAGATCAGGACCGTTCCGTTCGTGAAGCGGCGATTGAAGCCTTACGTGCTATCGGGAAAGAATCGGTCGAGGCTCTGGGGACCTGTCTTGATCAGCCTGACCTGTCAGTCCAGGAAGCGGCATCGGCCATTTTGTCCACCATCGCCGATGAACGTGTGCTTCCTTCGCTGATCCAGGCACTCCGGAGCAGTGATTGGATCGTCAGGATGCACGCGGCCAAGGCGTTGGGGTTGATCCGCCATACCGACACCGTCGTGCCCCTGATCCCACTGCTCCAGGACAAAGTAAAAGCGGTGCGTGAGGAAGCTGCTGCAGGACTGGCGGCCATCGGCGACCCAGCCATTCCATCGTTGGTAGACGCCTTGAGACAGGAAGAATGGCTGGTTCGTCTGCATGCCGTAGAGGCATTGGGGAAGAGCCGATCGGCACAAGCGGTTGAACCGCTGTTGTCGGTCTTGTTCAACGATCATGATTCCGCGGTTCGTGAAGATGCCGTGCGGGCGTTGGGAGCAATCAGGGACCCCAGAGCCGTCGAATATTTGTTGACAGCCATGCGTGAACCGGGGCTTCGAACTTTGGCCGTTGAGGCACTCGGCCGGATCGGCGACACACGCGCCGTTCCTGTCCTGATTGAGGTGCTCACAGGAGCGAAGCCTCCCGAAGCGACACGGGCCGTCGCTGGCTGTGGGGATCAGTGGAATGAAGAGTTCATCACGCAAGGCGCGGCGGCACGCGCCTTAGGCCTAATCGGTGACGAAGCGGCTATCCCTTCGCTGGTGAACGCACTGGGCCAGACCTATACCCGTGCGGACGCGGCAGCAGCGTTAGCCGCATTCGGAGCGAAGGTCGTTCCATTCCTGATTCCGCTGTTAACCG